The Oncorhynchus tshawytscha isolate Ot180627B linkage group LG12, Otsh_v2.0, whole genome shotgun sequence genome includes a window with the following:
- the LOC112264059 gene encoding cytochrome b5 — MSEEIKDNMTNTNGADVTHTAAETADSDVTYYTLEEVKTHNKRTDAWLIIHDKVYNITSFLAEHPGGEDVLMAQAGTDATVSFEDVGHSKDARAMLINYYIGELKMDDREDGTKEEFITTSGDGSSSWTTWLIPAIVAVVVGIMYRYYMQERKSP; from the exons ATGAGCGAGGAAATTAAAGATAACATGACCAACACAAACGGTGCTGATGTGACTcacacagcagcagagacagcagacagCGATGTGACATACTACACCTTGGAAGAAGTAAAAACTCATAATAAGCGCACGGACGCATGGCTTATCATCCACGATAAAGTCTATAACATCACCAGTTTCTTGGCAGAG CATCCAGGAGGTGAGGATGTTTTGATGGCACAGGCCGGTACAGATGCCACAGTGAGCTTTGAGGATGTTGGTCACTCTAAAGATGCCAGAGCGATGCTCATCAACTACTACATTGGGGAGCTCAAGATG GATGACCGGGAGGACGGCACAAAG GAAGAATTCATTACAACTTCAGGAGATGGCTCCAG ctcgtgGACAACATGGTTAATACCTGCCATAGTTGCAGTTGTTGTGGGTATCATGTATCGATACTACATGCAGGAGCGCAAGTCTCCCTGA